A genome region from Macaca nemestrina isolate mMacNem1 chromosome 15, mMacNem.hap1, whole genome shotgun sequence includes the following:
- the LOC105464509 gene encoding neutrophil cytosol factor 4 isoform X1 — protein sequence MAVAQQLRAESDFEQLPDDVAISANIADIEEKRGFTSHFVFVIEVKTKGGSKYLIYRRYRQFYALQSKLEERFGPDSKSSALACTLPTLPAKVYVGVKQEIAEMRIPALNAYMKSLLSLPVWVLMDEDVRIFFYQSPYDSEQVPQALRRLRPRTRKVKSVSPQGNSVDRMAAPRAEALFDFTGNSKLELNFKAGDVIFLLSRINKDWLEGTVRGATGIFPLSFVKILKDFPEEDDPTNWLRCYYYDDTVSTVKFVAWEGGACPAFLPFLPPPPLVSPSLGSLSHSKAPSGSQMSHNAVTRHQRPGWPGQPHSPFPHPTPHFQPDASLPQPVTPLETSRWRKILAALPYSKTCWSSRGGSSRGRTSP from the exons ATGGCCGTGGCCCAGCAGCTGCGGGCCGAGAG TGACTTTGAACAGCTTCCGGATGATGTTGCCATCTCAGCCAACATCGCTGACATCGAGGAGAAGAGAGGCTTCACCAGTCACTTT GTTTTCGTCATCGAGGTGAAGACGAAAGGAGGATCCAAGTACCTCATCTACCGCCGCTACCGCCAGTTCTATGCTTTGCAGAGCAAGCTGGAGGAGCGCTTCGGGCCAGATAGTAAGAGCAGCGCCCTGGCCTGTACCCTGCCCACACTCCCAG CCAAAGTCTACGTGGGTGTGAAACAGGAGATCGCCGAGATGAGGATACCTGCCCTCAACGCCTACATGAAG AGCCTGCTCAGCCTGCCGGTCTGGGTGCTGATGGACGAGGACGTCCGGATCTTCTTTTACCAGTCACCCTATGACTCAGAGCAGGTGCCCCAGGCACTCCGCCGGCTCCGCCCGCGCACCCGGAAAGT CAAAAGCGTGTCCCCACAAGGCAACAGCGTTGACCGCATGGCAGCTCCGAGAGCAGAG GCTCTATTTGACTTCACTGGAAACAGCAAACTGGAGCTGAATTTCAAAGCCGGAGATGTGATCTTCCTCCTCAGTCGGATCAACAAAGACTGGCTGGAG GGCACTGTCCGGGGAGCCACAGGcatcttccctctctccttcgtGAAGATCCTCAAAGACTTCCCTGAGGAGGACGACCCCACCAACTGGCTGCGCTGCTACTACTACGACGACACCGTCAGCACCGTCAAGTTTGTGGCCTGGGAGGGAGGGGCCTGTCCAGCCTTCCTGCCATTCCTACCACCGCCACCTCTCGTATCACCCTCTCTTGGGTCCCTCTCCCACTCCAAAGCCCCCAGTGGCTCCCAGATGAGCCACAATGCTGTAACAAGACATCAACGTCCAGGGTGGCCTGGCCAGCCTCATTCCCCttttccccaccccacaccccacttCCAGCCTGATGCCTCCTTACCCCAGCCTGTCACCCCCTTAGAGACATCGCGGTGGAGGAAGATCTTAGCAGCACTCCCCTATTCAAAGACCTGCTGGAGCTCACGAG GCGGGAGTTCCAGAGGGAGGACATCGCCCTGA
- the LOC105464509 gene encoding neutrophil cytosol factor 4 isoform X2, which produces MAVAQQLRAESDFEQLPDDVAISANIADIEEKRGFTSHFVFVIEVKTKGGSKYLIYRRYRQFYALQSKLEERFGPDSKSSALACTLPTLPAKVYVGVKQEIAEMRIPALNAYMKSLLSLPVWVLMDEDVRIFFYQSPYDSEQVPQALRRLRPRTRKVKSVSPQGNSVDRMAAPRAEALFDFTGNSKLELNFKAGDVIFLLSRINKDWLEGTVRGATGIFPLSFVKILKDFPEEDDPTNWLRCYYYDDTVSTVKDIAVEEDLSSTPLFKDLLELTRREFQREDIALNYRDAEGDLVRLLSDEDVVLMVRKARSLPSQKRLFPWKLHITQKDNYRVYNTTP; this is translated from the exons ATGGCCGTGGCCCAGCAGCTGCGGGCCGAGAG TGACTTTGAACAGCTTCCGGATGATGTTGCCATCTCAGCCAACATCGCTGACATCGAGGAGAAGAGAGGCTTCACCAGTCACTTT GTTTTCGTCATCGAGGTGAAGACGAAAGGAGGATCCAAGTACCTCATCTACCGCCGCTACCGCCAGTTCTATGCTTTGCAGAGCAAGCTGGAGGAGCGCTTCGGGCCAGATAGTAAGAGCAGCGCCCTGGCCTGTACCCTGCCCACACTCCCAG CCAAAGTCTACGTGGGTGTGAAACAGGAGATCGCCGAGATGAGGATACCTGCCCTCAACGCCTACATGAAG AGCCTGCTCAGCCTGCCGGTCTGGGTGCTGATGGACGAGGACGTCCGGATCTTCTTTTACCAGTCACCCTATGACTCAGAGCAGGTGCCCCAGGCACTCCGCCGGCTCCGCCCGCGCACCCGGAAAGT CAAAAGCGTGTCCCCACAAGGCAACAGCGTTGACCGCATGGCAGCTCCGAGAGCAGAG GCTCTATTTGACTTCACTGGAAACAGCAAACTGGAGCTGAATTTCAAAGCCGGAGATGTGATCTTCCTCCTCAGTCGGATCAACAAAGACTGGCTGGAG GGCACTGTCCGGGGAGCCACAGGcatcttccctctctccttcgtGAAGATCCTCAAAGACTTCCCTGAGGAGGACGACCCCACCAACTGGCTGCGCTGCTACTACTACGACGACACCGTCAGCACCGTCAA AGACATCGCGGTGGAGGAAGATCTTAGCAGCACTCCCCTATTCAAAGACCTGCTGGAGCTCACGAG GCGGGAGTTCCAGAGGGAGGACATCGCCCTGAATTACCGGGACGCTGAGGGGGATCTGGTTCGGCTGCTGTCAGATGAGGACGTGGTGCTTATGGTACGGAAGGCTCGCAGCCTCCCCTCCCAGAAGCGTCTCTTTCCCTGGAAGCTGCACATCACGCAGAAGGACAACTACAGGGTCTACAACACGACGCCATGA